In the genome of Acidiferrobacteraceae bacterium, the window ATTTTCCCGTACTGCTGGACCCGAACGGCAAGGCCTACAGCGCCTGGAAGGTATATGTCTTTCCGACCACATACATTGTGGACCGCGACGGGTCCATCCGCTACGCAAGCGTCGGCGGCGTGCAATGGGACGACCCCCTGGTCGCGGGAACCGTGCGCAAGCTGATCAAGGCGCATTGAGCAAATCCGTCTGCGACGTCCGGCGGGAGGGATGTGTAACCTGCGGGCTACGGAGTCGTTATATACTTGGGTCCGATGATCGGCTTGCCGGCCGAAGGAATGAATCAGCATGCAACTCACCCGCCATACCGACTATTCCCTGCGCATCCTGATATATCTCGCGGTACACGAAGGGGAACGCGTTACCCTCACCGAAATCGCTGATGCGTTCGGCATTTCCCTGAATCACTTGAACAAGGTCCTTCATGGATTGACCGGTTTGGGTGCGGTTAAGACCTTTCGTGGAAAACACGGCGGAATTACGCTCGCCCAGGATCCGGAAAAGATTCGCGTCGGGCACGTGGTCCGGCACATGGAAAGCACCCTGCAGATAATCGATTGCATGTCGCCTCACTGTCCCATCCTGCCGGCATGCGAGCTTCGCGGTGTCCTGAATGATGCGCGCGACGCGTTCCTTCAGGTGCTGGATGGCTATACCCTGGCCGAGCTGGTTGGCCAGAAACAGGCCAAACTGCAACAGCTTCTTCACGCCTGAGGCCGCACATCTGGTCATGAATTCGCACACGCCGAACACCGACAGTTTCGATGTTGATCTCGACTCCTTCGATGAACTCGTGTTGGGGGAGTCACGAAAGCGGCCGCTGCTTCTCGACCTTTGGGCCGCGTGGTGTGCGCCCTGTCTCGTGATCGCGCCCGTACTGGAAAAGATCGTGACGGAACGGGGTGGCGAGATCGCTCTCGCCCGGGTGGAAGTCGATCGCGGGGACAATATGAAGCTGGCTGGCCGCTATCACGTTCGCGGCTTCCCGACCGTGATCCTGCTGCGCGACGGAGAAGAGCTGGGCCGGTTCAGCGGAGCCAGGCACCGCGCCGATATCGAGGAGTTCATCGACTCCCTGTTGTAGCGGATCTATCGCCTCAGGCAACCATCGGGAAGAAGGCCTGCGGGTCCAGGTTGTGTTCTTCCGGAGACAGGACGCGTACGATTTCGTACAACTGGCCACCCTCGGTTCGCTGCCGGGCGAGATCGACGATGCGACCGCCGGAATACACCCGGTTTTCCGCATCACTGGCCAGGACCACTCGCGGGCGCAGATGCCGCTCCCGATTGCGCGTAATGACGACGGCCCGCTCGCCGGTGTTTAGCTGCACCACGCTACCAATCGGGTAGACCCCCATGTAGCGAATGAACTGCTCCACCAGTTCCGGCTCAAAAAGCTGGCCCCGACGGTCATACATGTGCATTAGTGTCGAGTGCGCGTCAGCTCCCTGGCGCCACGGACGATCTCCGGTCACACCCTCGTAGTAATCGACGATGGCGCCGATGTGCCCAAACTGACTGATGTCATTGCCCTTCGCGCCCAGGGGATAACCGCTACCGTCGTAGCGCTCGTGGTGCCAACCGACGACCTCCAGGGCCATGGTCGGCATACCCGGTGCATACTGGCGCAAAATCCGCAAACCGTCGCCCACATGGCGTTTGATGATTTCGGCTTCTGCCGGTGACAAGTCGCTGCGCTTTTCCAGCAACTCCATCGGCACGCGAATCTTGCCGACATCGTGCAACAGGGCGCCGATACCCAGCACATTCAGCGACTCCTGTTCCAGGCCGATCTGGCGACCCAGGCCCAGGGCGAGAATGCAGACGCGCAGACTGTGGTGCGCGATGTAGTCCGATTTCTGCCGTATCAGGGAAAACAGCGCCAGCGCATCCGGATTGCGAATGATGCTGGCGGTGAAGTCGGCGCTCAGCTGGCTGATGGCGTCGATGTCGAGATCGCGACTCTCACGGACGTCATCGAGAACCTTGTCCATGAGTTCCTGTGCGTGTCGATAGGTATCGCGGACTTGATGGATCTCGTCTTCAAGCGTCGTCGTGTCGACATAGGGATCCTTGCGCAGAACGGACCGGGCCTGGGAGCGAAGCACCTCCAGCTCGATCCGGCGCTTGTCCAGGGACTCGACCTTGGCGCGGCGCGGCGGGGGCGGCGCGGCCTCGGCGACGTCGCTGCCCAGGCTGGTGTCGATGTAGACGAATTTGCAGTACTGGTGAAGCGCCTCGATCTGTTCCGCCGAGGTGATTTCAAAACCCTGAAACATGAATGGGGTTTCCAGCCACGGCCGATCCAGCTCGTAGACGAACATGCCTGCCTTGAGATCGCCAACCTCTACCTTCTTCTTCACCTGCACCTTCCCCATCCAGAATTTCTAATTGGAAACAAGAGTATAGATGCAAGAATTACACCATTGCAGTGAAAAAAACCCAGTCAAACCGGAAATTCCGGAAACCCTGATGTTTCAATCGTTTAGCACTGGCGATTTGGACAAGATTCGGGAAGCTACAATTCCTTCGCAGGAGGACACTGACGAGATGCGGCAGATCAGACGCAGAATCGCTGCCCCGACTGACGCTACGGGGCCGATCCCAGGACAATCCCGGTGCCTCCCAGGCCGCAGTAACCGCCCGGATTCTTGGCCAAGTACTGCTGATGGTAGCCCTCGGCGAAATAGAAATTCGGGGCCTCCACGATCTCCGTGGTAATGGTGCCCCGGCCGGCGGCGGAAAGCGCCGCCTGATAGCGATCCCGGGAAGATTCGGCGGCCCTGCGCTGCTCCTCGTCGTAACAGTAGATACCCGAACGATACTGGGTGCCAACATCATTGCCCTGGCGCATCCCCTGGGTCGGGTCGTGGGACTCCCAGAACACGGTCAGAAGGTCTTCGTAGGAAACCTGCGCCGGATCGTATATGACCCGCACCACTTCGTTGTGACCGGTCAGGCCGCTACAGACCTCGTCATAGGTGGGATTCGGGGTGTAACCGCCGGCATAGCCGACGGCGGTGGAGTAGACACCGGCAAGCTCCCAGAATCTGCGCTCGGCGCCCCAGAAGCACCCCAGTCCGAACAGCGCCTGCCGCATTCCGTCGGGAAACGGACCTGCCAGGGGGTGGTCATTGACGAAGTGCCGTTCCGGAACCGGCATCACCTGATCCCGCCCGGGAAGGGCCTGCTCCGGAGTCGGCATTTGCTGCGTGCGCAATCGGTACATGGGCTTGTCCATAAAAAATGGAAGCGGCTACTGCAACAGTCTATACCGGCAAAAGCAACGGCCCCTCTTTGCCTTCCGTGGGCCTAATGAAGCCAGGTCGCCAGGCCAATCAGTAGCGCGCAAAGAAGCATGATGGTCCAGGCAAAGCCCGCCACTTGCCCCCATCGCTGGGTGCGACGCCGGCATTCCTCTCGTACCAGCATTCCCAGCTCGGACTCGGGGGGATACAGCTCCATCAATTCCACGAGCTGGTTTCGGGTCATGGTCTTGAGGCTTTCTGCGTGCATGACAAGTCTCCCACGGGGTCGGATTCGAACCCTCGTCCGCGCCCGGGAAGATCATTGTATGCCGCCCGGCTTGCCGCACTCAACGGCCGCCCGCAAGCGGACGAAGCGGCACTCAGGACTTGCTGTTGCTTTCGATGAACTTCTCGATCAGATTCGCGGACGTCGCGCCGACCTGCTCGGCCCGAATTTTTCCCTTGGGATCGAAGATCAGGAACGTCGGCGTGCCGACCCAGTCATTACCCGTATATTCCGTATACAGCGCGGCAACGTCCTCGGGCTCGCCAATCAGATTCGGAAACGTCACCTTGTGTCGATGGATAAAATCGACGGCCTGCTTGTGATACTCCTTGCCGTCCAGGCTGATACCCAGGACGGTAGCGTCCTTTTTGCGGTGCCGGTTGTAGAAAGCGATTTCCTGACCCACATCGCGATTGCAGACTGCACAGTCATGGGCCCAGATCATGACCACCAGCCATTTTCCGTGGCCCGTATAATCCGAGATGGTTTGGGGTTTTCCATCGAAATTTGCCAGCCCGCCGGCATAGGCCGAGGCCGTTGCCAGCAACAGGCCCGTCAGTGCCAGTCCACGCACAAACCGACCCATTGTTCCATTCATCTGATTCATATTGTCCCCATCTATAGTTTCAGCCCACAACCTGTATCGACCGTGGGACAACAAGGAAGTTCTGTGCCGATATCCGCAAATCCCTGCTACACTGTAAGGAAGCTGGATTCAACCGATCTGGGGGACACATGCACAGACCGGATTTTGCCTGTTCAAATCTTGATCCGCTGCATTCCCGGGACCTCAGGTTCCTGATCGAACATTTCCCCGAGCCTGGAAGAAACTACGAGCAGATTGTCGAAGGCCTGCATCGGTTCCCCAATACCCTGGAGTCCATTCTCGACAGCGACTACGTTGCTCTGGAGATTCTGCAACGGCGCGACGAGCTTCTCGATATCTCACCTTTCCTGCTGTTCAATGTGCTGTTGAGACGAACCCTCGGGCGACCGCGCGGACAAACCGACCGCAGCGTAATCAACTATTTGGCAAACCTGCTGGCCCTGTTCGTGCACACCGATCGCGTTCATCGCATCGCCCGCGGCGACAGTGAGGATTATGAATACCTGTTCGATCTCGCCGCGGCAGTCCCGGATGCTGACTCGCGCCGGGAGTTTCTGCTTCATTCCCACATCGGCAATTACTCCCTGTATCTCACCGGGATGTTTCCCGGATGGATCGAGCATCGATACCGCTACAAGCGACGACCGGTCAGCGTCGATTACTACGTTGACATGGGTCGTGCCCACTTCCAGCAGGCGGCGCGCCATCCGATGGCACAGGAATTCAGCATGGACCGGGTTTTCTTCCGCCTGGCACTGATGTTCGATTCCTATCGAACCGGGCTTCAGCACATGGCACGAAATTTTCTCGTTGCCGGCTGACCCAGCCTAGCCGCGCGAGCCCATCACACGCCACAGATAGCTGCTGCCGCGTTCACGTCCGGTGTAGACGTAGTGAAAGACGTTCTCGTTCTTCACTACCCAGTCCAGTTGCGCCCGCACCCCGTAGCGCCCGACAAACAGGATCCGGTCTCCCACCTGTACCTGCGTCGATTCGGACGGCGCCAACAGATGTTCTTCATCGCGTTTGATCAGCAGGGCGAAGCAATCAAGCCGTTGATCCCGATTGCGGGGATCTCGATACAGTTCTGCCAGGGTCACGGGATCACCTTTGTCGATGGCCGCTCGCACGGCGGGGGCGCCCTCCTCGTCGATGGTGACCGCCCAGGCACGGGGCGCCTCGTCCGCGGTAATGCCGGAGATGCGGCTAACCATCTGGTTGGCCCATTCGTTGTCCATTTTCCGCGCCGCTTCCAGGAACTCGGAAAGCAAGGGGGTGGTGATCAGGGCAAAGATCTTGTGCGCAATGATGCTTCCGCGCTGCATGATGATGTTGATCGATGCGGCACGAAAGATCGGATTGTTTTCGCGCTGGTTCTGGCGCGCCACGATGAACAGGTTCGGATTCAATTCGCGCGCCGTGAGGACAATGGAGAGATTGTTGGCATCATTGTCGGTCCCGGCGACGATGCCCACCGCCTGCTCGATCTCCGCCTCACGCAGGGTCACCGCCTCTGTCCCCCGGCCGGTGATGGTATCCGGGGGCGCATGGGTCCCTTCCGGATTGGCCTCGACGATGGTCGTGCGCACACGCGCGTCGGCAAGACGCTCGCACACTGCCTTTCCGAACCGGCCATATCCACACAAGACCCAACGGCCGACAGATGGGAACACCGGTTCGGACAGATGCTCGTGGGGTACCCCGGTCATCCAGTCGTACAACAGATACATGCCCGGCGATTCCAGAGCCAGCGCCAGACGCCCGGCAAATGTATCGAACGGGTTGATCACATGGTCGGTTCCGAACGAGGCGATATTGGCCTCCGCATCGCGCGTTTCCGCGCGGGCAATGGTCGCAAGTCTCGGGTTCAGAA includes:
- a CDS encoding Rrf2 family transcriptional regulator, coding for MQLTRHTDYSLRILIYLAVHEGERVTLTEIADAFGISLNHLNKVLHGLTGLGAVKTFRGKHGGITLAQDPEKIRVGHVVRHMESTLQIIDCMSPHCPILPACELRGVLNDARDAFLQVLDGYTLAELVGQKQAKLQQLLHA
- a CDS encoding thioredoxin family protein, with product MNSHTPNTDSFDVDLDSFDELVLGESRKRPLLLDLWAAWCAPCLVIAPVLEKIVTERGGEIALARVEVDRGDNMKLAGRYHVRGFPTVILLRDGEELGRFSGARHRADIEEFIDSLL
- a CDS encoding HD-GYP domain-containing protein, which encodes MGKVQVKKKVEVGDLKAGMFVYELDRPWLETPFMFQGFEITSAEQIEALHQYCKFVYIDTSLGSDVAEAAPPPPRRAKVESLDKRRIELEVLRSQARSVLRKDPYVDTTTLEDEIHQVRDTYRHAQELMDKVLDDVRESRDLDIDAISQLSADFTASIIRNPDALALFSLIRQKSDYIAHHSLRVCILALGLGRQIGLEQESLNVLGIGALLHDVGKIRVPMELLEKRSDLSPAEAEIIKRHVGDGLRILRQYAPGMPTMALEVVGWHHERYDGSGYPLGAKGNDISQFGHIGAIVDYYEGVTGDRPWRQGADAHSTLMHMYDRRGQLFEPELVEQFIRYMGVYPIGSVVQLNTGERAVVITRNRERHLRPRVVLASDAENRVYSGGRIVDLARQRTEGGQLYEIVRVLSPEEHNLDPQAFFPMVA
- the msrA gene encoding peptide-methionine (S)-S-oxide reductase MsrA, with the translated sequence MYRLRTQQMPTPEQALPGRDQVMPVPERHFVNDHPLAGPFPDGMRQALFGLGCFWGAERRFWELAGVYSTAVGYAGGYTPNPTYDEVCSGLTGHNEVVRVIYDPAQVSYEDLLTVFWESHDPTQGMRQGNDVGTQYRSGIYCYDEEQRRAAESSRDRYQAALSAAGRGTITTEIVEAPNFYFAEGYHQQYLAKNPGGYCGLGGTGIVLGSAP
- a CDS encoding TlpA disulfide reductase family protein; its protein translation is MGRFVRGLALTGLLLATASAYAGGLANFDGKPQTISDYTGHGKWLVVMIWAHDCAVCNRDVGQEIAFYNRHRKKDATVLGISLDGKEYHKQAVDFIHRHKVTFPNLIGEPEDVAALYTEYTGNDWVGTPTFLIFDPKGKIRAEQVGATSANLIEKFIESNSKS
- a CDS encoding NAD-binding protein, coding for MRNVAFILLRQLRAPLIVLIVVYSVAVLGFVLIPGVDDHGQAWHMDFFHAFYFVSILGTTIGLGEVPYAFTDSQRMWTLVSIYSTVFAWLYAIGSLLAVIQNQAFRSLLSENAFRRAVRRIMEPYYLVCGYGDTGSFLVRALAEAGIRSVVIDIDNDRINALHLEDLRFPVPGLCADAAMPEVLRAAGLNHPHCAGVVALTNVDQVNLKVVISAKLLNPRLATIARAETRDAEANIASFGTDHVINPFDTFAGRLALALESPGMYLLYDWMTGVPHEHLSEPVFPSVGRWVLCGYGRFGKAVCERLADARVRTTIVEANPEGTHAPPDTITGRGTEAVTLREAEIEQAVGIVAGTDNDANNLSIVLTARELNPNLFIVARQNQRENNPIFRAASINIIMQRGSIIAHKIFALITTPLLSEFLEAARKMDNEWANQMVSRISGITADEAPRAWAVTIDEEGAPAVRAAIDKGDPVTLAELYRDPRNRDQRLDCFALLIKRDEEHLLAPSESTQVQVGDRILFVGRYGVRAQLDWVVKNENVFHYVYTGRERGSSYLWRVMGSRG